The Streptomyces sp. NBC_01268 genome window below encodes:
- a CDS encoding trans-aconitate 2-methyltransferase, which yields MHSVESAAPTWDPQQYLRHAGHRTRPFIDLLARIPRLPNAEGRPARIADLGCGPGNVTVLLADRWPDAHITGLDLSPEMLERAEKDWAGTTAGGGWIDFRVADAAHWTPEEPYDLIVSNAALQWVPNHPESFAPWIAGLRPGGTFAFQVPGNFNAPSHALLGELCETPEWRERIGDQGRRFVHILEPADYLQRLADLGCETDVWETTYYQLLTGEDPVLDWVKGTALRPVLTALRDDRAATEAFLSQYRERLREAYPPGPYGTAFPFRRIFALARKAV from the coding sequence ATGCATTCCGTGGAATCCGCCGCACCAACATGGGACCCACAGCAGTACCTGCGTCACGCGGGACACCGCACCCGCCCGTTCATCGATCTGCTCGCACGAATACCGCGCCTGCCCAACGCCGAGGGCAGGCCCGCCCGGATCGCCGACCTCGGCTGCGGCCCCGGCAACGTCACCGTCCTCCTCGCCGACCGCTGGCCCGACGCGCACATCACCGGCCTCGACCTCTCGCCCGAGATGCTGGAGCGGGCCGAGAAGGACTGGGCGGGCACCACCGCGGGCGGCGGCTGGATCGACTTCCGAGTGGCCGACGCGGCCCACTGGACACCGGAGGAGCCGTACGACCTGATCGTCTCCAACGCCGCCCTGCAGTGGGTGCCGAACCACCCCGAGTCCTTCGCCCCCTGGATCGCGGGCCTGCGCCCCGGCGGCACCTTCGCCTTCCAGGTCCCCGGCAACTTCAACGCGCCCAGCCACGCCCTCCTCGGCGAGCTCTGCGAGACGCCCGAGTGGCGCGAGCGGATCGGCGACCAGGGGCGACGCTTCGTCCACATCCTCGAACCGGCCGACTACCTCCAGCGGCTCGCCGACCTCGGCTGCGAGACGGACGTCTGGGAGACCACGTACTACCAGCTGCTCACCGGCGAGGACCCGGTCCTCGACTGGGTGAAGGGCACCGCCCTGCGCCCCGTGCTCACCGCCCTCCGGGACGACCGCGCCGCCACCGAGGCCTTCCTCTCCCAGTACCGCGAACGGCTCCGCGAGGCCTACCCGCCGGGCCCCTACGGCACCGCGTTCCCGTTCCGCAGGATCTTCGCCCTGGCAAGGAAGGCCGTCTGA
- a CDS encoding VOC family protein, with translation MLVAVDHVQLAAPAGSEDLLRTFYGDVLGMTEVPKPPVLAARGGCWFAAAGGAVQLHLGVEADFRPARKAHPGLRVAGILDYAARLEKHGVTLVWDDNLPGHRRFHTEDPVGNRLEFLEPVD, from the coding sequence ATGTTAGTCGCCGTCGATCACGTCCAGCTCGCCGCTCCGGCCGGCAGCGAGGACCTCCTGCGGACCTTCTACGGAGACGTCCTCGGCATGACCGAGGTCCCCAAGCCACCGGTCCTCGCCGCCCGCGGCGGCTGCTGGTTCGCCGCAGCCGGCGGCGCCGTCCAGCTCCACCTCGGGGTGGAGGCCGACTTCCGCCCCGCCCGCAAGGCGCACCCGGGACTGCGGGTGGCCGGGATCCTCGACTACGCGGCCCGCCTGGAGAAACACGGGGTCACCCTCGTCTGGGACGACAACCTGCCGGGCCACCGCCGGTTCCACACCGAGGACCCGGTCGGCAACCGGCTGGAGTTCCTGGAGCCCGTCGACTGA